The Pagrus major chromosome 1, Pma_NU_1.0 genome includes the window AGTACATATGTATATTTTAACTCATGGACATGTAGGAAaagctttcaaaacaaactcgCAATATAACAAACTCTATGTAATGTACGTTAGGTGCAAGAACACCTTCCGTCAACTTTTTACAAACTGGGAAGTTGTGATATTATGTATAGTGATCTTAACAGTGCAGGGCAAAAAATATAGCTGGGAATAATAATAGGTGAAAAAGGtagaaacttaaaaaagaacatacaaacaaagaagaaatgaCAGACCTACACAAATAAGGACAGTGGCTAAAAATCaaggttatatatatatatgctgaaaaagacaggacagacagaaacCTGTGAAGTCGCTCTGTAATTGCAGAGATGTAGTGTGGCAGCTGTACAGACCTGACACATGCTCTTTTTCATCTGTTTAAATGATGTATAAAGCAACAGTAGTTCATAGTGAGGAACGGTTTAGACCAAAAGAAattaatgtcatttaaaataaagcaatCCTGGATGGTAGGGGGTGACTCATGGTAACATGGTACACAATGAAAATGGATCCAgttgtcaggaaaaaaaataaaataaaagtgcaTCACTGCCATTAGATTCTCTATCAATATAACCAGTTAATATCACAATTACTTtactatttaatatatttacacagaaatatTTGCAACATTATGTTTTGTGATCTTCATTTTCAGTGTTCTCTTTTTAAGTACActtgaatataaaatgaaatttagATTTTCATCACCCACTCAGCCCTtccacaaacaacaaaagagacaaatacaacgACACAACTCAGTTTTTGCTGTTTTAGTTCTCGCTTCACACGTTTCATTTTGTGCCACATGTACACCTACTGAGGCACTCTTATTGCTGTCTTGTTAAAAATCTACACTCACAACACACAAAGATTCAAATAACCTAAATCAGAATTAAAGCTATGATCAACATGTTTGAAGGAAACCAGGAGGACAAAAACACTTTTGCCTCACATTTCCCTTCACTTTACTAATCATCAAGCCGGTAGAAATCAGCACACAGCTCAGTGGCAGGCCGAAGcacagctctgctgctctgaaaTCAATCTCAGCTGTTCAGATGGTgaacatcaacatttactttgAAAGCAGAAGTGAATTCTTGGTTGACCAAAGTGAATAGTGAGCGCACGAACATTAGGTATGAGGCCACAGCTACATTCTTTAAAGAGCAGCTTAACACCCAGTTTATTTTGAGCACGCAACGttcacagattttaaaaaatgcatccGCTGCCCATCCTACATGTTAGGTGGTGGTGATACGTACGTGATAGATTTCACACGTTTTTGAGCGTGTAATTTACCAACTCAGACGAGTAGCTTTAGTGTTAAATTAGTCTTTACATTGAagtgttgaagaaaaaaaacaaaacagacaaagagacagagttctgattgtttttttcccctcattggTATTTTCATACTTAATTTTTCCTTTGGTACTTACTTTATCCAAATTTGACTCTACCACTGTTACAATTCATATAGTATTAATTAtgttatcattttaaataaagaacGTACTCTATGttctattaaaatgaatgtgctacacaaagaaatgtcattattctcagtcaataaaaaatgaatagaaaaaccATGAAAGTTATGATagttaaaaaaaggtttttaaaaatgttctcataTATGGAATAAAATATGTCGCCATTTAAGACCCACATTTTGGaatacttaaagggacagttcaccccaaaaccaaaaatacatattttccctAATAGCTGTGGTGctatctagattgttttgagGTGACTTGCTGAATTTTGGAGACACTGACCTAGAGATGTcatcatgacccggttactcaagataatccacagaccttttGTGAGCAGTTCCAtctaggaactattttctttctaccaaactacagCCGCCAAATGCATCTACTTATGGATGAGACCGCAAGTTGAGTGCCATCTAATTCCATTATATCTGAAAGTAGGAAAACACTACAGgcgatatctccaaaactcagcaactcacaccgaAACAATCTGGATGGAAAAATAGCACTATAGGTacagtaaaaggaaaaatatgtgtttttgattctggggtgaactgtccctttaagtttaCCGGACCAGACTTTATATATGGAGTGTATAATCTTAATTAACTACTTTCACATCGCTTCACCACTATCATGTATTTTACAGGAGGATCGGGGAAATATCAGGGAGAAGTTAAAATCACAAACAGGCTTTGAAATGGACTAATAAACAAAAAGCTACGATGTAGATATAGTTGTTGTTTCACTTCAGGGATTAAAGTAGCACCGCAAATCACAACAAATTCAAAGGCAAAATTCACATTCACCAGTCCAAAAATAATTGTTGATTTATTCCTTGAGAAACAATATTTAAGTCTCTTCtgtcagaaacactgaaatagTCAATTATTGAAGACGTTGGGTATTATTAGTTTGATTTACAGTGGTGCTGTGTTGGGGGAGCTGCAATAAATTCATTGCCAAATAATCTGAatgcacaacaaaaacaaacattaattacACGTCAGGTGATAGGTCACTATCTCAGCAAACCTTACAtatttgaagatgtcatctGAATTATGCCTTTGACAGTAATGCTTTTAAAGACAATGCATAATGAGATTACAAGTGTAATCTCTTACTAATCAAAGGCTGTACCAAGGAACCCAAATAACAAGCAGTGGACCAAGAAAGAGATAAACCCCCAGTGTTTGAGAGGCAGTGAGAGGGATTTCTGAAACACTAATGTGCTGCAATAATACAACAATGCTACAATGTGCATTGTATCTAAGTTGAGCAGGAAGTCCAGATGCTCTTAATCCTGAGCAAATCACTGCTGGAAAAAAGAGGAGCTGAGCGGGCTGAGCAGATGAAGCTGAAGAAAAGGCTTGATTCCCCACTTTAGCTGATGTAAGGTAAGTCACCTCTTACCGTCTTCTCATttgtacacacgcacacacacacacacacacacacacacacacacacacacacacacacacacacacacacacacacacaggataacAGGATGATTTGGCTGGGATCAGAAGATGTCGGGGCACAGGTCCCAGCTGCCTTGCTCCTTCGCCTCCCAGTACCCGCCTTTGTAGACGTGCAAGGTCTCTCCAGAAACGGGGTCGTCTAACTTCTCGAACCACATCGCCTGGTAGTTGTCTTGATGGGCGcctgaaggaaaagaaagactATCTTTTACAGAGGAAGCTTTAGAGGGACCTGAGGTGAAGGTTAAGAAACCTCTGTGCCATGACAACAACTGAGCTGATAACGACTCTGACGTTTAAACTGAAGTATAAAAAGGTGCAAAAAGCGATTCTGGAGACTTGTGGTCTCCTGGTGGCCAGCCAGATCTACCAGCACAAAGTGTTAGTATTTAACGACCTGGGAATGGGACACAAAAAATTGAAACAAATTACACCTTTGACTGTAGACTTGTCGACTAGTTTAAAAGCACAAAATCacccagaaaacacaatttaaccTAGAAGATTAAACACTGTCCGAAAAAATAGTGTGACAAATGTTAGACCTCTTCAGTAAATCACCGTAGTTGACAGTAACGGATGCCAGTTTTTTCTAAAGCAACACTTGACTAAGAAGACATGACATGTTAGTTCAAATTATATTACTATGTAATTGTACGACTAATTGCGCTCATCTCAAGTTCCTGATCACTTGGTTTTCAGATGCACCTTATAAAAACTGACGCAAAACAAAGAACAGGAATTATAGATAATTATTCTTCTGCAATATGACATGTGGAGGGAATCAGGCTCAAAACTAATGCCCAGAACTAATGGATCAATGACAGACAAAATGCTACTACTAAAATACTAAAGTACTAGGCTTGTGCTGACTCTACAGTCAGCTACAGTCTTCTATAAGGTTAAGACTATCATcctaaatctaaataaaaaactaaataaatgaaggGATAATGGGGAGCAACACTGATGTTACTTGCTTTTGACTTGAGCTCCATAAGGACATTCCTTGCCTTCCACTAAGAGAGAACAAGTTGCAAAGGATGTAAAGAGGAAATGATGGAAGATGAACAGGGTTTCTTAATCTAGATTAAATTAAACTACAACAATGTTTTGAAATACTTGGACTGTATGTGTTATAATCAGAATACTTGCTTAGGTAAGGGGGGAGCGATGGTCCATAAGGGGCTGAAAATAGAAGAATTAAGGATGAATCTTTGAGAGTTTATATATAAAAGATGAAAGTATAAAGAAGAACAGAGAATGAAATGTAAGAAACTACTTGCATGCAACAGGTGTATGAGGGGGAGAGTCCTCTGTGTCAGCTTAACACcagcacagaaaaaacagatgtgAACCCACAACTCAAACAGTATCCACACAGAATTcttgtttatgttcattttagAAGTGCTGTGTGCAGCATTTAAGGCAAAATAGGCTTGTCAACAATACTGTGAGAGCCAAGTATACTTATTTTCCACTAAAGGCAATGGTCTGGACATTTCTGACCTCTAACATCACTAATATATCACTTCCTGTCATAAAAAGGACCCCTGCTTCTTAACTCCCAAGATATTTATTGCTATCTTTGTCTGCACTTCTTCCCATTTGTGCTGTAAAGCAACATAAACTAACAGATGATTTCCAGTTTTATCAGATTTGGAGGCAGTGTATAGGCTCACCTCTCACCTTTAGTGCCACTTGTCCATCTAGATTATTGGTGTGAAATGTGAGTTTTTGAGATGAGATGGCCATAaagatgtctgctttctcttAATTATattggaactagatggcaccgAAGGAactgtgcatctactcatggatgagagggTATCTAATACCACTTTCATACCAAAATCAGCATGTAAAGCATGCTTTCAGCACCACTAGCAAAGATGTCTGAGTAACTGAAGTCACTAGTGTTGAGAAACAAGCCTATATCGTCTTTCCATGAATATAAAAGAGCAATGTCTTCCTCGCTGCTCTgttaacacaacacaaagcaCTTTTAAAAGGACATATAATGTAAAGCTGTGAAGTGATACTTGCTTTCATCAGAAACCTCATTTGCTTCTGTGCCAATCTCCACTGCATCAgctaaacagaacagaaatcaATAAAGGGAGGGTAAAAGCTGAATGAAATGTTCGCAAGATGATGAAGGAAGACATTTAGCACCGTCCtattatatacaaatatactgTCGATGTGTTTTTGGATCTAGGGTTGATGTATAGTTAGATCGAGGGTGGGAAAAGACTAAGAGAAGAGTACTTGCTTTTCAAGGGTGAGTCATTGATTGAATCCTCAGTGACAGCTTAgggatgagacagagacaagcaGACAAGGTATtccaagacagacagacagacagagtggacAAAAGATGAATGGACAGAAAAATATTGGACgcaaacagaataaacaagcaCCCAAACAAGGctcatttcctttcatttttttagtACCTTCCTCAGGTGAGCTGGCTGCTTTAAcagcctccctctccctctctcgacGGGTGATGCGCTGTTTCTCTTCTAGCCTCTGTTTCTCTGCGTTCGCCTCATCCCAGCGGCCGTCCTCCATTAGCCGCTGATCAGGGCGCTTCCGACTGTCAGTTGGCGCCACTCCCTCTTCAGGTTCATTGAGCGTCAAGGCCAGTGAGGAGAAGAAGTACATGttctctgctccctctctgtAGAAAGTTATGATGATAAAAGATCAGAGGCATGAAGctaaaacaatttaaaagatGTAAATACTGCTCTACCTCTACAGATTTGTTTGAAAGACTTCTTTACAATAGAAACTCACGGTAGAGGGTTCTTTGTCCAGATTTCTTTGGCTTTGAGGGTTTGATAGACAGTCCTCTGTTTGCCTTCTGTGCCGTTCTCGCCTTTACTGCTCTGCATGATCCTGGAGAACTCCATCTTCTCATCCCAGGTTCCTGATAGCACGTAATGAGCCTTCCCATCCTTATCTGTAACTACTCCTGTTACCTGAGAGACAAACGAGCTTTCAACTTACataatttttatgtttttaatatacATCTTCCTGTTAAGATGCACATCAGCTCCGGCTTTACATACAGCAAGAGTAATAGAATAAAaagaatataaagaataatacaATTGAAAAGCCCACCTTTCTTGGTACATCTCTGGAAAAGTAACTGTAGGGAGCAAACTTGAGGTGGCAGCGATCTCCTGTCTTGTGGTTTACCACATCTATCTCTCCTGACTGGAGGGGCAGAAAGGAGAGATACAATATGCTCTGCTGATACGACTTAAAGGATAAACCTAGTAGAACAGTAAGCAAAAATCATCTGAAGCCATATTTGTCATAAATAGACAATATTCCTAAGCAGTTGTAATGTTGTTAAGCTTTGAATTTACCTGGTCAATCCATAGTTTTCCAACAATTATGTTGTGTACTGTGGTAGTCACTTTCTTCCAAGAGTAGTGATTGTTGCTTTTGTCAAATAAACACTGGATAGCACCTGAGGACAGAGGGGGGATAATGTTAGAGGGCAGTTCTCATTTTTACCCTTTtaaccaaaaatataaattccatATCCCACATCTATGGTACAAACTATGGCGTGAGTTTCTATATCTACACATCGCAAACGATCAATTTTTCTTATTATCCATGTTTAATCTTTTGCTTTTTGGTCTGGACGCACTCACCCAAAGGCATAATAGAGagatattttcctctgaacttGCTGGCCAGGGTGATTTCTTGTCTGAGAGTCCAGCCCTTTTCAGAGATGGCATGGTGGGCTGCAGCAGGTGGATGGTGGCTCACCTGAGGAGAGGCGAgagaagtgaagagagagaagcaaagtcagaatttgaccatcacaaataaataagtaatGCATAAAAAACACTTCATGAATGTGATGCTGTAGTTAAAACTAGCTAATTTAAGTCAACGGAAAAATCTATAGTCTGCAAGAGCCACTTGTTGTATGCGTGATGCTGCCTTTTCACAACAGGTCacaattttaaatgatttcCGGAGTGTATTCCACATACCTGTTCACAGAGGGAGCGGTAGCCACACTCGCTTAGCCGATCAAGCTCAAAGGTTTCTCCCAGCAGAGGATTGAAGGGTTTTCCTGTGCGGTGGACAGTGGTGGAGTACGAAGACACTGTGAACGCAGCCACATAACACATCTGCTCCAGAGAGCTCTGACATTTGGCAGCCTTATCCAGAAGCTCGTAGTACTCCAGGTCTTCAGAAAGACGCTGCAGCATTGAGAGGGGCTCGTTGAAATTCACCTGGTGGGTACAAAGTCAGAGGAGAAGTTTGATTACTTCTGATTATTCTTAAAGAAAAAGCCACTTGGTTACCAACAAGAGCACACGTTTCTTACAGGCATTGGTATCTTTGAGAGCTCCTTTCCAATACAGTTCTTCATGATGCTCCACAGATTGAGGTAATAGTTAGGCTTGTCGGGAATACGAGTCCGTCTTTGTCTAACTGGCTCTAGCTCAAGGGGCTGAGGAGACTCTGGATTGGATGCCAACGACAGTTCATCAAactggaagaagagaagaaaaacagcccTCAGGATCAGATGGCTGGCAGAGGAGAAGACAAGTCGATACAAATCAGAACTTGCTGACAATAACAAAGTTAACACACATTTACCGACTGATCATCCATTCCAGTCTCACTGCTGAACCCGCTGACGTTGCTCCCAGATCTCCTGGTGGACAGATAAACAAGaaggcataaaaataaaaataaaacccacAAGACTTGAATATGAAATTATTGAAACAGAGAGTTATTAACCTGTGATACTTGGGGTCAGCAGGGACTGTAATAAACTCTGCTGGGTCTTCCATAGCATCAAAGAACTCATtgtcatcatcctcatcactgGCATCACCTTTCCCCGACACACCGCCTAAAGTGAAGAGAGACAGTTTGACAGTTGGTGCAGGTACATGTCATGGCGGCCATGCTTTTGAGTAACATCAAGGGCCTAAAGACAGAAGTGCAGGCTGGGATGAGAGCCTTACCTTTGTTACCTAAGGCTGGATTGCTGAATGAAGAGGGGAGGACTGTGGCTCCTCTGAAAGCTCTTTCCAAGTGGTTGTGCTGTTTGGCCAGCTGCTCCAGAGTCTCTTCCAGTCGTATCCTCTGGTCTCTTTCTCCCTGTAAGGCCTTCTGCCAGCGCTTACTATGGTTCTGGGCCAGGGAGAGGAAGTCTCTACATGCCTTGAgaaagcatgaaaaaacaaGAGTTACATTTCAGCAAGAGAGTCAACAACAATATTGCACGTTCATCAGCAAATAAGTAATAGGGTGACTTACATTGATCATGGCATTCGAGGTGATTCTGAACAGTGTGGCCCTCTCTGTGACTTGTCTGATCTTGTCCCCCATGTCCCCTCCGACACGAATCCCCTCCAGTTCTGACAAAGACCTGTGtgtgcaaacaaaataaataaatatccttcacctttcttttctttgggtGATATTGTTTAACAAAGGAGCTCAGTTTGATAACCGATACCTTTGGAGGGCAGACCCATGCTTGACAATGAGATCGTTGCAGGTGGTGAGGTCCTCCACCTTGCTGTTGAGTGTTCGCAGTGTGGACTGGACTTCTGAGTTACGGCAGCCTCCACCCTGTCCTGAGGTGGGGGGAACTGCAGGACAATCATCACCCGAGTCAtctgagagagagtgagagcagGAAAGACAGtaagaccaaaaacaaagttttgtgtTGCCGTTTAAGCCATTTTGTCTCCTGCATTCTTTAACATATCTGTGTTCCCTCTCACCAGATTCAGCCTGCATGCGGACTGCCTTTGCCTTGGCGAGCTCCAGAGCTGTGATCCATCGCTGGCGCTCTACTTCTGAGTTGGCCTTCAAGTGGTAGGTCTGCGCCCCTCCATTGGAAATTACAAAATTGCACGAGTCCTCCACAGTAATATTGGCTGTGGCCAGGTTGATGGTGCCTCGGCATGTGTGACCCATCTCTGCCTGGGTCCTGGAACAGAATGAGGGACATGTTAGTGTACTGTTCATTTAAATGCCCTTTAAACAGCGAATGAAAGTCAGTGAGATACTGCTTGTTACgttttctattttaaaatatCTATTTAGTATATGACCCACCTCTATGATTTTACATTGACCCCCTGTTTAGCCAGGCAAAACCCTGCAAATTCATTACACGTTCAGTCAAACCTACCTATAGTAAGACAGCAGTCCATTGCTCAGAACAAACCAGCGTCTCTGGTAACCTTTAATGTAGTTAGTCCATTTGAAGAGCCAACCCTTGTAGGTGTCTCCAGGGGTTGGAGTGGGGGATTTAGGCTCCGACATCACAACAGCCTGTGCTTTCACTGGGTGAAGTTAGAGCCTGTGGAGATAAAAACCTAGATCAAAGATTTACATTGATATTCCACTGTTGGACATGTTACTGTTCGTTCTGCTTAATGCACATTTGACACAGGAAATGTATGCAGAAACTGGTTTGGCTTATTAATGTCAACACTTTTTGACTATAGTCACAAGTTCAGTTTGTCATCCTATGTCATATATTAAGGCATaaagatgtgtttgtttatctttcTGGTTCTTTATATTTAAAGGAAATTGTTGGCATCAAGAAACACTAATCTCTACTACAACCAATGAATAAATACCGACCTCCTGTTTAGCTTTTGTTAATGTAAAAACGTGATGGCTGCTATTTATCAAACTTACGTTACACGGATAAATGTATGAATGCTGACAGGTCCACATTTAGCATTTAACATTACAAGAGCTATGACTGTTAGCTAAGTAAACAGTGAGGGCTAGCTCTCACTATCAAACCCCCCCTAACACGAATCGGGGATTAACACAGATATCTATGATGTCGTGTTATTATGTCGTTATGACGGATTCAGCTTTGACgtgaaatatacaaacaaacaacaaaatggtTGAGTGCTGACATCACTTCTACAGTAATAATCTGTTTAGCGAACAGTGCTCTGAAAGACTGAGAAAACACGGGTCACTGCCGATCACAGTCACCTCAACCCGCCACTTATTTGCCAGGATTACACACTAGTGTCCACTAAGCAGTCTGGATATTTCAGATGTACTTCCAGGAGCAAGAAGCCGATTCTGGGCATCAAAGCCACTTAAAACAGTGCTGCCACTAAGCTTGCTGCTAGCTAAACAACAGGAAGCTGTCAAACAGCCGGACACGTTGGAAGCGATAATAATATCTCAAATATGCGACTCTCAGTTTCTTTGTCCGATATTTTTAATTGACATTAAAGCATTATCGTATTTACCGCTTACACTTACCGTGCAAGACTTTAGCTATTAGAGGTGTACATGGCGTACTCAATGTAGCGGTGTTAGCTTGCAAGTGTTAGCTTTGCTAACTACTTTCGTGGATGAACCATGGACCGATGGGATGAGCGACTACTTTGCTACAGGTTGTGCAACAGAAAAAGTCCGCCGGTGAGCCCCTTGATAGTCAGCATTGGTTCCGGTGAAGACAGgaaccaaaacaacacaagaaaacttgcattttttttttttttagcaaacatACATTTCCAGTTGTGATGAATATTTGATAATCTGAAAGACTGGGCGAATGGCTAAACAGTATCTGTACCACAGTATCAACACTATTTTTAATAGAAAGTAAATGCTTGTTTATTATTCACAATTTAATTTCACTGAAttagtttaaatatttttcGGTTTAACTGAGACACCCACAAGTAATCACCCACCACTGTCATGGCCTGTTAATAGACCGTACAAGGCTGCCATCTGttgtacaaaaacaaatccaCCCTATTTTTGGAGTAATGTATGTACATGTAAACATTTGTGAAATGCATATTCTTAATATCAGTCTATATTCTCTCCAATTTGTTGTCAGTTCACCAAATTTAAAAactaatattattttattaaccattttatttataatttgaAAGGCATGGCTATCAACCAACTACTTGTAAGGAATTATCTTACAcactgtattgttttttttacagaaaggATGAAACCATGAAAGTGGATATGTTActcaataataaacatttttaacattttaatttgtgattttctttatGTATTGTCATTTTGGATTTGTTGTGAACCACATTTAACTTAAAAAACCCGAGTGGATTTTAAAATTCCTCCTATTGTTCATCACTACTGGACCTGTTCTTAGCCTCATGCCATGAAATGTGCAACAGCTGAAATGAAACTAAAAGGCATTCAGAATTGACACTACTTATTTACAATTATAACAAATTTACATCCTCACTAAAACAATATTCTCATCCTGCGTATAGTTACCCTCCAACTTGCTCTACACCTTGTAAATTtgacacagaaaatgaaaaaaaaaaagacatttctctGATTGGTATTCATTTTATTGGACAATTCttaactacaacaacaaagcTTTTATGAAGTAAGCATGAAATTGGATCAGTTTCTTTAAgcatcgtgtgtgtgtatgtgtatatctgtgcatgtgtgaatgcatgtttgtgtttaagatAATCAACTATCCCCCAAAAAATTATTTGGTGATGGTGTTTGCATTCATACTTTTCCCACTACCACTAAGCACAATATATGGTGTTTTCTGGGATTTCTGCTTCTCCTGAAGCAAAGCCACCGTGCCCAGAGGAGTGTCACTGCTGCTCATCTTCTTCAGCAgtgcctcctcctccagcttttTCATCCTCCTCTCGGTCTTCATCTTTCCAGACCCTTTCCCATGGAATCGATGAGAAAGCTGCCTGAAGGCTTCTTTTGGAGTGAGTTTCCGCCCAGATTCATCCACATACTCGATCTTGACGTCAGGCTTGTAGCTTTCCTTCTCCTTGAAGTCTTGAGTGAAGCCTCTGTATTCTTCACGGCGACTGTACTTGTCATCAAAGCCCATCTTGTCCTCAATGCAGTAGTTGTCATTAGGCAAGGCGCCTTTCGGGGCTCTGACACGGGCTACTTTCTGCATTTGAGTGTCCAACAGACCTTTGTTTTTGcacagcagcagggcagcagcaAGGCCGGAGTTGACAATGGGCTCTTCATCCAAAATGGTGGCAGAGGCTGTAGAGAAATCTGGTTGTTTCTGCTCTTCGTCCAGGTTAACGGTGCTCCATCCAACATTCTCATCCATTTCTGAGTCTGAACCTCCAGCGtcatctttctcctcttcctgttcAAAGTCCATAATGTCTTCTTGGTCCTCTCTGTTGCCCGACAGTCCGTATGTTGGAATGTCACCCAGAGTTCTGCAAAACTCTGAGGTGGCGTTGAAAACAATGTTGTTCCTCTTCTCTGGATCattgtcaatgtcaactttagCAAGCTCTTTAATCTGCTCTGCCACCTTTTCCCCAGAGTCTTTGAGAAGCTGCTTCTGTTTCAGCTTCCTCTGTTTTGCCAGTTGTTTCTGCAGCTCCTGCTCTGCCTCATCCTCCTCAATTACAGCTGGTTCAGGAGGTGTAAAGTCTTCCTCATCGCTTATGTCCATCTCTGCCATCCTGATGTCATCAGACATTTGGGGGATATTGTCTGCCAAtttgctctcctcctccccctccccttcctcctcctcctcctctttcacctccTTGCCCTCTTCATCCAGCTTTTTGCGGCCTCGACCGCGTGTCCTGGAGCCAAAGTCAGTGTTGCGGGTGTCATCGAGTGCAAGTTCATCAGCAACTGTcagcttctccttcttcctgATCTTCTTCACACGGCGTTTTGTCTTCTTAAAGCCCACCATTTCCTGAGGCGTGTAATACTCGGAGGCGATGCTGAGAGCGGGCATTTCCAAAGACTGGGCCTGATTTCGTAGAGCCTCTCTCATGGCCTGAAGCTCCCGCTCTCGCTCCCCATCAGCAAAGCCCCCCGTATTCAACCTGaaactctttttcttttcaccctCAATTTCCTCGTCGTACTTGGACAGAACAGTGTGGGGCTTGAACGTGACCATGTCATCCacactctcctcttcttcatagGGCTTGTAAtctggctttttctttttcaactcCACATTCTTCTCTGCTTTTTCCTTGTCCACCATTCCCACATTTACGAGcacatcttcctcttcttcgaGGACACCTTTATCTTGCAGGGTCAGGATGACAGTCTGGCCCTCGTTGAAGGAATCCACCTTGTGCTGCACTTTGAGTCCCTTCAGATCTCGGGATGTGTAGGCATCATTTCTGCTTTGCGCAAACTCCTCTTCCACCAGACTGCTGACACCAAACTCCTCATCCATCTCCTCCAGAAGTTTGGCTCTTTTCTCCgccatttccttttctttcgCCAGCGTTCTGCTTCTCTCAACCCAAGCACATGTGTCGTCCAGCCAGTCATCCTCTGCTAGGGTCTTGACTTTCCCCAATTTCTGGTTCTGGATGCGTTTTTCTTTCAGAGCTGCAAGCTTCTCTCGTATCTCTTTTTGCTGTTTGATGAGGACAGGGTTGATCGTCTCAGCCACCATCGGTTCCTCTTTGGTGCCGAGCTCCTTTTTGTTGTCGCTTAACTCCAGAGGCTTGAGACCCAGCTTGGCCCTGAGTTTGTTTGTCTCATCGATGCTAAGAGATGCATCTCCGCTGGCAGACTGAGGCCCCACCTCTGCACTGCCTTCTTCATATCCCAGATCAACTTTCTCCTTCTTCACTCGGGGCTCTCCGGTGCTCCTTTCACCTTTGGTACGGCTCTCCCGCCCGCTC containing:
- the LOC140994781 gene encoding oxysterol-binding protein 1-like isoform X7, which produces MSEPKSPTPTPGDTYKGWLFKWTNYIKGYQRRWFVLSNGLLSYYRTQAEMGHTCRGTINLATANITVEDSCNFVISNGGAQTYHLKANSEVERQRWITALELAKAKAVRMQAESDDSGDDCPAVPPTSGQGGGCRNSEVQSTLRTLNSKVEDLTTCNDLIVKHGSALQRSLSELEGIRVGGDMGDKIRQVTERATLFRITSNAMINACRDFLSLAQNHSKRWQKALQGERDQRIRLEETLEQLAKQHNHLERAFRGATVLPSSFSNPALGNKGGVSGKGDASDEDDDNEFFDAMEDPAEFITVPADPKYHRRSGSNVSGFSSETGMDDQSFDELSLASNPESPQPLELEPVRQRRTRIPDKPNYYLNLWSIMKNCIGKELSKIPMPVNFNEPLSMLQRLSEDLEYYELLDKAAKCQSSLEQMCYVAAFTVSSYSTTVHRTGKPFNPLLGETFELDRLSECGYRSLCEQVSHHPPAAAHHAISEKGWTLRQEITLASKFRGKYLSIMPLGAIQCLFDKSNNHYSWKKVTTTVHNIIVGKLWIDQSGEIDVVNHKTGDRCHLKFAPYSYFSRDVPRKVTGVVTDKDGKAHYVLSGTWDEKMEFSRIMQSSKGENGTEGKQRTVYQTLKAKEIWTKNPLPEGAENMYFFSSLALTLNEPEEGVAPTDSRKRPDQRLMEDGRWDEANAEKQRLEEKQRITRREREREAVKAASSPEEAVTEDSINDSPLKSKYSSLSLFPPSI